The Paenibacillus mucilaginosus 3016 genome includes the window TGCGCGGGGCATGCTTGCTGCCGAAACGGGCCGGCGTCTCATGGATCATGCATGGGAAGATCGGCGCGCAGCCAAGTCCCACGAGAATCAATCCGATCAGGGAGCATACGGCCGGCAGCGGCAGCAGCAGGAGAAGTGCGCCCGCCAACACGGTAAGCTGCCCCGCGCGGATCAAGGTGCGGCTGCTGACCTTAAAGGTAACGAATCCGGTGATGAACCGTCCAACCGTAATGCCCCCATAGTACATCGAGATCCACCCCGCCGCCGTCGAAGCCGGCAGGTCTTTGACATGGACCAGGTAACTGCTTCCCCATAAGCCGACGGAAGCTTCAACCCCGCAGTAGAACAGGAACGTGAGCAGGGCGAGGATCACTCCCTGCTTCGCCGGGGACTTCTCTTCTTCCGCCTGGCGCCGGATGTCTTCCGCGCCCTCTTCTCCCGCCTGCTGCGCCGTTGCGGCAGCCTCGCGGGAAGCCGCTGCCAGCTTCCACAACGGCAGAGCGAGCAGCAGCACGGCCACCAGCCCCCACTGGAGCAGCGAGATCGTCTGGTACCCCTGCCTCCAGGAAGCGTCGCTGGTTACATACTGCGACAGGATGATGGGTCCCAGGGTGGCCCCGATCCCCCAGAAGCAGTGAAGCCAGCTCATGTGATGCGCCTTGTAATGGGCGGCCACATAGCTGTTCAGCCCTGCATCGACAGCCCCCGCCCCGAGTCCGAGCGGCACTGCGAAGAGAAACAGCCATGCCGGCGAAGGCGCGTACGCATAGCCGCTCAGCGCGGCGGCGGTGAGCATGACGCTGATCATCGTCACAAGGCCGGTTCCAAGCCGCTGGATGACCCAGCCGCTGAATAAGCTGGAGAGGATCGTCCCTCCCGCGATCAGCATGGAGATGTAGCCGGCCAGCCCGAGCGGCGCGCCGTATTCGGCCTGCATCACAGGCCAAGCCGAGCCCAGCACGGAATCCGGCAGGCCCAGGGAGATAAAAGCGATATAAATAAGGATAAGCAGTAAGGTAACCATAGATTGTAATTCCCGCCTGTCTTTCAGTTATTTGGCTAAGCGTAATCCCGATTCGAGCGTGCCGAGCGTCAGCACGACCATTCCGCTGACGTAATCGGCCGTAAAATCATCGGACACCCACAGCTCCGTCAGCGACCCTGCAGGCAGCAGTCTGCCGCAGGTCTCTGCCATAGCGGGCAGATGCCCCTGTTTAATGAAGCTCGCGTTCAGCACGACAAAATCCGGGTTCAGGACACTGCAGACGGCTGCGGTCAAACGGGCGGCAGCCTCGCGCCGCACTTCCTCCGGTTCAAGGAGCAGAGCCTCTCCCCAGCTGATCCCGAGCGGGATATTCGCCACCTCACCCGCAAAACCTCTCCTGCCCCGGAACAGCTTCCCCTCAATGACGATCCCTGCCCCCGGCGGGAACCGGTCCGGAATGTACAAGTAAGCGCCGGTCGCATCCGCGGCTACGCCTTTGCGTTTCCAGAAGCCCACCGCAGCCGCATTGACGTCATTCTCCACCGTCACCGGTCTCCGGTACTTGTCACGGAAGTGTTCCCGCAGCGCCAGGCCGCGCAGTGCTTCATAGTCGGACACCAGCATACGTCCCTCGAATTCCGCGCCGGGCAGTCCAAAGCCGATCGCCCCGATGGAAGGATAAGCTTCCATCGCCTCGTCAATTAGACTCTCGAAGGCCTGGAGGTCCACACTCTCTACTGGCGCCTCCGTATCGGCAGCAACCCGGCCCAGAAGATTCACTACCGTGCAGCGGATTCGGATATCCCCCTTGGCTTCATGAGGGAACAGAATCAGGGCATGGGCGTAATCCCCGTTGTACGAATACAGCTGGGCGGGCCGGCCGCCTCCCGATGACGCCATCTCGGCTTCTTTCACTTCTCCCTGAGAGGTCAGCTCCTGCAGAAGGGTACCGACCGTTACCGTGCTCAGCCCTGTGGCCAGCGCAAGCTCCCGCTTGGTCGCCTGCTCTTTTTCCTTGAGTGCCCTGCGAACCAGGTTCAGATTGACCTCCCGGATGACCAGGGAGTTGCCGCCGATCGAATCCAATATACCGCCCCCTCGAATAACATAAACACTTTTCAAAAGCATTTTATTAAGTTAGTTTGACTTTACAGTACCTGGAGTCAGCTGTCAACCCGGTAAGGTTAATTAGGCCTTCACTTCACTTCACTTCACTTCACTTCACTTCACTTCACTTCACTTCACTTCACTTCACTTCACTTGAACCGACCGGCCAGTGGAAATAAAGAATTGGTTAAGGTTTCCTCCCCTCGCTTTATAG containing:
- a CDS encoding ROK family transcriptional regulator, which translates into the protein MDSIGGNSLVIREVNLNLVRRALKEKEQATKRELALATGLSTVTVGTLLQELTSQGEVKEAEMASSGGGRPAQLYSYNGDYAHALILFPHEAKGDIRIRCTVVNLLGRVAADTEAPVESVDLQAFESLIDEAMEAYPSIGAIGFGLPGAEFEGRMLVSDYEALRGLALREHFRDKYRRPVTVENDVNAAAVGFWKRKGVAADATGAYLYIPDRFPPGAGIVIEGKLFRGRRGFAGEVANIPLGISWGEALLLEPEEVRREAAARLTAAVCSVLNPDFVVLNASFIKQGHLPAMAETCGRLLPAGSLTELWVSDDFTADYVSGMVVLTLGTLESGLRLAK
- a CDS encoding MFS transporter, whose amino-acid sequence is MVTLLLILIYIAFISLGLPDSVLGSAWPVMQAEYGAPLGLAGYISMLIAGGTILSSLFSGWVIQRLGTGLVTMISVMLTAAALSGYAYAPSPAWLFLFAVPLGLGAGAVDAGLNSYVAAHYKAHHMSWLHCFWGIGATLGPIILSQYVTSDASWRQGYQTISLLQWGLVAVLLLALPLWKLAAASREAAATAQQAGEEGAEDIRRQAEEEKSPAKQGVILALLTFLFYCGVEASVGLWGSSYLVHVKDLPASTAAGWISMYYGGITVGRFITGFVTFKVSSRTLIRAGQLTVLAGALLLLLPLPAVCSLIGLILVGLGCAPIFPCMIHETPARFGSKHAPRIMGYQMAAAYTGSTVLPPLLGALAAALTVGIFPVLVLLYAFLMLAASERINSVLKTRLQGRGTHQSA